A single region of the Bacteroides luhongzhouii genome encodes:
- a CDS encoding SusD/RagB family nutrient-binding outer membrane lipoprotein, with protein sequence MRQSKYITILTMACALFFASCSDEYMENMNTDPSKAATIDPNAQLTTAQLQTYGDLSMMEIYRNYHYAFTQQLMGCWNTTNYGGRHTLDNNEMSRIWTSFYTQSLKNIIDAQYRTAEDAEKVNINSVLRIYRVYLMSIVTDTYGDAPFSEAGLGFLEGKFNPKYDKQEDIYNTFFLELEDAVNKIDPTKDKVTGDLIYAGDVTKWQQLANSLRLRFAMRISNVNPTKAQTEFENALTANGGVITDASSDALIKYMTIAFSFGQEAYSDYRGNSLSQLLFGNDPANNPSYLCSTFFNQLYNSGDPRTFKISRCYYDGLMSATSPDNRVDITQEMIDKGIAFSPRDPGAYSWEPWPTGYDSDICAALAVNNPSVTATMAREVEPKLANNFQRSDNPGVVMTSAEVKFLMAEATVKKWNVGSVSAEDLYKQGVRAAMDFLTDNYDCTATTDAEFDAFIQDKGAFGHTDNQKLEAINTQAWILHFTNPAECWANVRRSGYPKLKSPAEYGFGQYLTGGTEIPVRLCYPVLESSYNKKNYNEAIERMGGTDNWHSLLWWDTEN encoded by the coding sequence ATGAGACAATCTAAATACATCACAATCCTCACGATGGCATGTGCCCTGTTTTTCGCTTCTTGCAGCGACGAATACATGGAAAACATGAATACCGACCCTTCCAAGGCCGCTACCATCGACCCGAATGCGCAGCTCACCACTGCCCAACTGCAAACGTACGGAGACCTTAGTATGATGGAAATCTACCGTAACTACCATTATGCGTTCACCCAACAACTGATGGGGTGCTGGAACACCACCAACTACGGCGGACGCCATACGTTGGACAATAATGAGATGAGCCGTATCTGGACATCGTTCTACACTCAATCCCTGAAGAATATCATTGACGCTCAATATCGCACAGCCGAAGATGCAGAGAAAGTGAACATCAACTCCGTGCTCCGCATCTATCGGGTTTACCTCATGTCTATCGTCACGGACACTTACGGAGACGCTCCTTTCAGTGAAGCCGGACTAGGATTCCTCGAAGGAAAATTCAATCCGAAGTATGATAAGCAGGAAGATATTTACAACACTTTCTTTCTGGAGCTGGAAGATGCCGTCAATAAAATCGATCCGACCAAAGATAAAGTGACAGGCGATCTCATCTATGCCGGCGACGTAACTAAATGGCAACAATTGGCAAACTCGCTTCGCCTTCGTTTTGCCATGCGAATCTCCAATGTCAATCCGACAAAGGCACAAACGGAATTTGAAAATGCTCTAACTGCCAATGGTGGTGTGATAACGGACGCCTCAAGCGATGCGCTCATCAAATACATGACAATAGCATTTAGTTTCGGACAAGAAGCTTACTCTGATTATCGCGGAAATTCATTGTCGCAGTTGTTGTTCGGTAACGACCCCGCTAATAATCCAAGTTACCTTTGTTCCACCTTCTTTAATCAGTTATACAATTCCGGCGATCCCCGCACGTTCAAAATTTCCCGCTGCTATTACGACGGACTGATGAGTGCCACCAGTCCCGACAATCGTGTCGACATCACCCAAGAAATGATTGACAAAGGGATTGCTTTCAGTCCGCGCGACCCGGGTGCCTACTCGTGGGAACCATGGCCTACGGGTTACGATAGCGATATTTGTGCCGCGTTAGCCGTTAACAATCCTTCCGTTACAGCAACTATGGCTCGTGAAGTGGAACCTAAACTTGCCAATAATTTCCAAAGAAGCGACAATCCGGGCGTAGTGATGACTTCAGCAGAAGTGAAATTCCTGATGGCGGAAGCTACCGTGAAAAAATGGAACGTCGGCAGTGTTTCGGCAGAAGATCTTTACAAGCAAGGAGTGCGTGCGGCGATGGATTTCCTGACAGACAACTATGATTGCACAGCTACTACCGATGCAGAGTTTGATGCATTCATCCAAGATAAAGGAGCGTTCGGACATACAGACAATCAGAAACTTGAAGCCATCAATACACAGGCATGGATTCTTCACTTCACCAATCCTGCCGAATGTTGGGCAAACGTACGTCGTTCCGGTTATCCGAAGTTGAAATCACCGGCGGAATACGGGTTCGGACAATACCTCACCGGTGGAACGGAAATTCCGGTACGTCTATGCTATCCTGTATTGGAATCTTCCTATAATAAGAAAAACTACAATGAAGCCATCGAGCGCATGGGAGGAACAGATAATTGGCACAGCCTTCTGTGGTGGGATACTGAAAACTAA
- a CDS encoding SusC/RagA family TonB-linked outer membrane protein produces the protein MNMKKCKYLLFCGTLTLWMAGSFQQVYAATEPSSQAVQQQSNKVTGKVSDATGPIIGASVVEKGTANGTITDLDGNFSLNVKAGATLVVSYVGYKSEEVKAGRGPLNITLKEDAKALDEVVVTALGIKRERKALGYGIDEVKGEALTKAKETNLINSMAGRVPGLVVSQTAGGPSGSTRVILRGSTEMTGNNQPLYVVDGVPLDNTNFGSAGTNGGFDLGDGISSINADDVENMSVLKGPAASALYGSRASHGVILITTKRANKDKISVEYNGTLTFDTQLAKWDEVQQIYGMGSNGTYSYDAISNTNKSWGPKADGSNMLKYFDGVERPFLIVPDNTSNFFRTGITATNSAIIGVNSGKTGIRFTYTDMRNKDIVPQTHMSRDIFNLRANTSAGKVDLDFSVNYTREDVKNRPALGDSKSNIGKNLMTLATTYDQEWLQTYQTADGEYSNWNGMDPYNVNPYWDIYKNFNKSKKDLFRMNGKAVWNVDQHLKLQATLGAELNWFTFDDYKAPTTPGFEAGRLQNSAFRNRMYNFEVLALYNNHWGDFDFNATLGGNIYKVNNQTTVTTAQDMKIRDVPSLTSFNEISVVPGSYRKQINSVYGAVNVGWKHMLYLDATLRGDQSSTLPIGNNMYMYPSFSGSFVFSELTKLGDLLPYGKLRMSWAQVGSDTDPYQLGLVYTKSKYAYPGYTIGYIDNGTIPNKDLKPTKTNSVEMGLELKFLKNRIGLDFTYYSQISKNQIMGMASSWTTGYNYRLINAGKIENKGIEIALSTRPIQTRDFSWDINLNFSKNSNKVKELDGESDMFELEKATWLDVQIAAKVGENFGSIVGPDFQRNEKGDILIDPQTGLPQYDKSNHVLGNASWDWTGGLLTNFTYKNLSLVAVFDVKVGADLYSMSARAAHESGKSPETLAGRDAWYRSEEERLAAGIAKGSDNWKPTGGFVAPGVIDNGDGTYRPNDIYINPEDYWMSVCRNAPSMFVYDNSYVKCRELTLSYNVPKSWLKNVVSGLTVSFVARNPFIVWKNIPNIDPDSNYNNTTGMGLEYGSLPSRRSYGFNVNVKF, from the coding sequence ATGAATATGAAAAAATGTAAGTATCTACTGTTTTGCGGAACACTCACCCTTTGGATGGCGGGAAGTTTCCAGCAAGTGTATGCAGCAACGGAACCAAGTTCCCAGGCTGTTCAACAACAAAGCAACAAGGTAACCGGAAAAGTGAGCGATGCCACCGGTCCCATCATTGGAGCTTCCGTAGTGGAGAAAGGAACTGCCAACGGAACGATTACCGATCTGGATGGAAATTTCAGTTTGAATGTAAAAGCCGGAGCTACGCTCGTTGTCAGCTACGTGGGTTATAAATCCGAAGAGGTGAAAGCGGGAAGAGGCCCTTTGAACATCACCTTGAAAGAGGATGCCAAAGCATTGGATGAAGTGGTGGTTACCGCCCTTGGCATTAAAAGAGAGCGCAAAGCGTTGGGTTACGGCATTGATGAAGTGAAAGGCGAAGCTTTGACCAAAGCCAAAGAAACGAATCTCATCAACTCCATGGCAGGACGTGTGCCGGGCTTGGTAGTCAGCCAGACTGCCGGTGGTCCTTCCGGTTCTACACGTGTCATTCTGCGAGGCAGTACCGAAATGACCGGCAATAACCAGCCTCTTTATGTAGTGGACGGTGTACCTTTGGACAACACCAATTTCGGCAGTGCCGGTACAAACGGAGGCTTCGACTTGGGCGATGGTATTTCGAGCATCAATGCCGATGACGTAGAAAACATGTCGGTATTAAAAGGCCCTGCAGCGTCCGCGCTTTATGGCAGCCGTGCCAGCCATGGTGTTATCTTGATTACAACCAAGCGAGCCAACAAAGATAAAATCAGCGTGGAATATAACGGAACGCTGACTTTCGACACCCAACTCGCCAAATGGGACGAAGTGCAACAGATATACGGTATGGGAAGCAACGGTACTTATAGCTATGATGCCATATCCAACACGAACAAGAGTTGGGGCCCCAAAGCGGACGGTTCAAACATGCTGAAGTATTTCGACGGCGTGGAACGTCCTTTCCTGATTGTCCCCGACAATACGTCCAACTTCTTCCGTACAGGTATCACCGCTACCAACTCCGCCATCATAGGTGTGAACAGCGGAAAAACCGGCATTCGCTTCACCTATACGGACATGCGCAATAAAGATATTGTTCCCCAGACACACATGAGCCGTGACATTTTCAACCTGCGTGCCAATACGTCTGCGGGAAAGGTAGACTTGGATTTCAGCGTCAACTATACACGGGAGGATGTAAAGAACCGTCCGGCTCTGGGCGACAGCAAGTCCAATATCGGTAAAAACCTGATGACTCTCGCCACCACCTACGATCAGGAATGGCTGCAAACCTATCAGACTGCCGACGGCGAATATTCCAACTGGAACGGTATGGATCCCTACAATGTGAATCCGTATTGGGATATCTATAAGAATTTCAATAAATCCAAGAAAGATTTGTTCCGCATGAATGGCAAGGCCGTATGGAACGTCGACCAACATCTGAAACTTCAAGCAACACTGGGTGCCGAACTCAACTGGTTCACATTCGATGATTACAAAGCGCCTACCACTCCCGGATTCGAAGCCGGAAGACTTCAAAACAGCGCTTTCCGCAACCGCATGTACAACTTTGAAGTGTTGGCTCTCTACAACAACCATTGGGGTGATTTCGATTTCAACGCTACGTTAGGCGGCAATATATATAAGGTAAACAACCAGACCACTGTTACCACCGCTCAAGACATGAAGATACGCGATGTCCCTTCATTGACGAGCTTCAACGAGATCAGTGTAGTGCCCGGCAGTTACCGCAAGCAGATTAATTCGGTCTACGGAGCAGTGAATGTGGGATGGAAACACATGCTTTACCTCGATGCTACGTTGCGTGGCGACCAATCATCTACTCTTCCTATTGGCAACAACATGTATATGTATCCTTCTTTCTCCGGTAGCTTTGTGTTCTCCGAACTGACAAAACTGGGTGACCTCCTGCCTTACGGAAAATTACGTATGTCATGGGCACAAGTGGGTAGCGATACCGACCCTTATCAATTGGGACTTGTCTATACAAAATCCAAATATGCTTATCCCGGATATACCATCGGATATATCGATAACGGAACCATCCCCAACAAAGACTTGAAACCAACCAAGACAAACTCCGTGGAAATGGGATTGGAATTGAAGTTCCTGAAGAACCGCATCGGGCTGGATTTCACCTACTATTCTCAAATCAGTAAAAACCAGATTATGGGAATGGCAAGTTCCTGGACAACCGGTTATAACTATCGCTTGATCAATGCCGGCAAGATAGAAAACAAAGGTATTGAGATTGCCCTCAGCACACGACCGATTCAAACACGCGATTTCTCTTGGGATATTAATCTGAACTTCTCCAAGAACAGTAACAAGGTAAAAGAACTGGATGGTGAATCGGATATGTTTGAACTGGAAAAGGCGACTTGGCTCGACGTTCAGATAGCCGCTAAGGTAGGTGAAAACTTTGGTTCTATTGTGGGTCCGGACTTCCAACGAAATGAAAAAGGAGATATTCTGATTGACCCGCAAACCGGCCTGCCGCAATATGACAAGAGCAACCACGTATTGGGTAATGCTTCTTGGGACTGGACAGGTGGATTGCTCACCAACTTTACTTACAAGAATCTCTCACTGGTGGCGGTATTCGACGTGAAAGTAGGCGCCGACCTCTATTCTATGTCTGCCCGTGCCGCCCACGAATCGGGTAAAAGTCCCGAGACACTAGCAGGACGCGACGCCTGGTATCGCTCGGAAGAAGAAAGATTAGCAGCCGGCATTGCAAAAGGATCCGATAACTGGAAGCCGACAGGTGGATTCGTTGCTCCGGGTGTCATCGACAACGGTGATGGAACTTATCGCCCCAACGACATCTACATCAATCCGGAAGACTACTGGATGAGCGTTTGCCGAAATGCACCTTCTATGTTTGTTTATGACAACTCATACGTGAAATGCCGTGAACTGACGTTGAGCTATAATGTACCCAAATCCTGGCTAAAGAATGTAGTAAGCGGGCTGACTGTTTCGTTCGTTGCGCGTAATCCGTTCATCGTATGGAAGAATATCCCGAATATCGACCCGGATTCCAACTACAACAATACCACCGGTATGGGACTTGAATATGGTTCGTTGCCTTCACGCAGAAGCTATGGTTTTAACGTAAATGTGAAATTCTAA
- a CDS encoding hybrid sensor histidine kinase/response regulator transcription factor: MVRFNLVITILLTISMAVKAELTSRMFDVRQVGYAEGLSSQRVFSIVEDGDGAMWIATKTGIDRYNGHTVKNYDLPGNFYYGDLAGRRLYLLYDARQGLFAYDHTGRIYRYSTIHDHFEQVLHLGLLIQEEVILNKLCLDDDGTWWMGSDKGLYKQEADNRIVAVLKGQYVNDIAFAGESLYVGTSNGVWQLSHAQPDRKHQLLEGWNVQTLFCDKTKKELWIGTFGSGLSVMNLNTSKMLALEGQGSTFLHPIRAITDYDVHTILIGVDGGGVYAIDKDTKKAHLLMNTKDDTDTYLRGNGVYAVTRDDQGNIWIGSYTGGVSVAILLKHPISILAHEKGNTHSLVSNNVNDIEENSDGNQWFATDDGISIRNTLSGTWKHVLKEIVTISLCTSGNGNVWVGTYGDGVYLLNNDGRVLRHLTKQQGQLTTNYIFSVRKDMEGDLWIGGLDGCLIMFEKEKGSRRSFDVNWVQSIEPIDRNRVAVATVNGFFLVNKHTGNIQHYANSQEFHNQNVSAYIISMLFNDDGTVWLGTEGGGLNLYDMKNRTVKTFTVQEGLPSNDIYSLQRDDKKRLWVSTGKGIALIDSLRVSNLNYAGNIDKEYNKSSFARLMNGEFVYGSTDGAVFIMPLDISTVDYRTLLRFTGLTVDYQNAKEEELLRPAIHDMLVDHAVRLGYKYNSFTVSFESINYRFQRDIVYQHILEGYDNDWSIPSAEGKASYTKVSPGTYLFKVRSLRRSDGKTISESALKVEVSQPWWNSWWAWTIYLFIIGFVFYFILRYKSNQLQKKYDEDKIRFFIDTAHDIRTPVTLIMAPLEDLSREQDLSDKARYYLNLAHESTRKLHSLITQLLEFEKVDAHKQSSSSVPLCLNEVLLKEVSVFRSFCEKKQLTLNLTQPDESVFVSADKHLIEMLLDNLLSNACKYTMPQGEISLDLKATKRKAILSLKDNGIGIPEKAKKHIFSDIYRAENARQSQEEGTGFGLLQVQRIVKMLHGKITFCSEEGKGTTFTVTLPRTTAVAESVSHEPSLEHLAGTSDKNSPETDKMKDPDDRNTLLIVEDHETLRHYLRQTFEHLYRVIDVANGHEALACLANEYPDIILSDVMMPGIRGDELCKLIKENPATSGIPVVLLTAKANHEAIVEGLKKGADDYIPKPFSTEILKLKVQGLIDNRNRQRQFFMRQAIAQVEAGGKRDNNESNESHESIDNKSITTANETMAEGDRRFIMQATQFVLDHLDEPDFNINLLCHEMAMSRTLFYSRLKSLTGKGPQEFIRIIRLQKAAELLKEGKSVTDVAAETGFVNTKYFSSLFKKQFGMQPSKYSGK; the protein is encoded by the coding sequence ATGGTTCGTTTTAATCTTGTTATCACCATACTACTAACGATAAGTATGGCTGTCAAAGCCGAACTGACCAGCCGGATGTTCGATGTCAGACAGGTAGGCTATGCGGAAGGTCTTAGTAGCCAACGTGTTTTTTCGATTGTCGAGGACGGAGACGGTGCCATGTGGATTGCTACAAAAACCGGGATAGACAGATACAACGGTCATACAGTAAAGAACTATGATCTACCGGGAAATTTCTATTATGGCGATCTTGCCGGACGCAGGCTTTACTTATTGTACGACGCACGGCAAGGACTGTTTGCCTACGACCACACCGGACGAATCTACCGATACTCCACCATTCACGATCATTTTGAGCAAGTCCTACATCTGGGGCTATTGATTCAGGAAGAAGTCATCTTGAACAAACTTTGTTTGGATGATGACGGAACCTGGTGGATGGGATCGGATAAAGGACTATACAAGCAGGAAGCGGACAACCGTATAGTTGCCGTGCTCAAAGGACAATATGTCAACGACATCGCATTTGCCGGCGAATCGCTCTATGTGGGTACTTCTAACGGAGTCTGGCAACTTTCACACGCCCAGCCGGATAGAAAACACCAATTGCTGGAAGGGTGGAATGTACAGACATTGTTCTGCGACAAAACGAAAAAAGAACTCTGGATAGGCACATTTGGCAGCGGTTTGTCTGTGATGAACCTCAACACTTCCAAAATGCTTGCGCTGGAGGGACAAGGGAGTACGTTCCTTCATCCGATACGGGCAATTACAGACTACGATGTACACACCATACTCATAGGCGTAGACGGTGGCGGTGTGTATGCGATAGACAAAGACACCAAGAAAGCCCATTTATTGATGAATACCAAAGATGACACAGATACTTACCTGCGAGGAAACGGCGTATATGCCGTAACCAGAGATGATCAGGGCAACATCTGGATAGGCAGTTATACGGGAGGCGTATCCGTAGCTATCCTACTGAAACATCCCATTTCGATATTAGCGCACGAAAAAGGAAACACCCATTCTCTTGTCAGCAACAACGTCAATGATATCGAAGAAAACTCGGATGGCAACCAATGGTTCGCCACCGATGACGGAATCAGCATCCGAAACACCCTGTCAGGCACTTGGAAACACGTACTGAAAGAAATCGTAACCATTTCTCTTTGCACATCCGGAAATGGGAACGTATGGGTAGGAACGTACGGAGACGGGGTGTATCTGTTGAATAACGACGGACGCGTGTTGCGCCATCTCACCAAGCAACAAGGGCAACTTACTACCAATTATATCTTCTCCGTCAGGAAAGACATGGAGGGAGACTTATGGATAGGCGGTCTGGACGGATGCCTGATCATGTTTGAAAAAGAAAAAGGCAGCAGACGGTCGTTTGACGTGAATTGGGTACAGTCCATTGAACCCATCGACCGGAACCGGGTAGCAGTGGCTACCGTCAACGGTTTCTTCCTGGTGAACAAACACACAGGAAATATACAGCACTATGCCAATTCCCAGGAATTTCACAATCAGAATGTCAGTGCTTATATCATCTCTATGTTGTTCAACGACGACGGAACTGTGTGGCTGGGAACCGAAGGGGGAGGATTGAATCTGTATGACATGAAAAACCGGACGGTAAAGACTTTCACTGTTCAAGAGGGATTGCCGTCCAACGATATATATAGTTTGCAGCGAGATGACAAAAAACGCCTGTGGGTCAGCACCGGAAAAGGAATTGCCTTGATAGACAGCCTGCGCGTTTCGAACCTCAACTATGCAGGCAATATAGACAAGGAATATAACAAGTCTTCATTTGCCCGGTTGATGAACGGCGAATTTGTGTATGGCAGCACGGACGGTGCCGTCTTTATCATGCCACTCGATATTTCAACTGTAGACTACCGGACTCTCCTGCGTTTCACAGGACTAACAGTGGATTATCAAAACGCCAAGGAAGAAGAATTATTGAGACCCGCCATTCACGATATGCTTGTCGACCATGCAGTACGGCTCGGCTATAAGTACAACTCGTTTACAGTTTCTTTTGAATCTATCAATTATCGTTTCCAGCGCGACATTGTCTATCAGCATATTTTAGAGGGGTATGACAATGACTGGAGCATACCGTCCGCCGAGGGGAAGGCATCCTACACTAAGGTATCACCGGGCACTTATCTTTTCAAAGTGCGCAGCCTACGGCGCAGCGACGGAAAGACCATCTCCGAGAGTGCCTTAAAAGTGGAAGTGAGCCAGCCATGGTGGAACTCGTGGTGGGCTTGGACTATTTACCTATTTATAATAGGCTTCGTTTTCTATTTCATTCTGCGATATAAGAGCAACCAACTCCAAAAGAAATACGACGAAGACAAAATACGTTTCTTCATCGACACGGCGCACGACATCCGCACGCCGGTGACGCTTATCATGGCGCCGCTGGAAGATTTGAGCCGGGAACAAGATCTCTCGGATAAAGCCCGTTATTACCTGAACCTGGCCCATGAAAGTACCCGGAAGCTCCATTCACTCATCACACAGTTGCTCGAATTTGAAAAGGTAGACGCCCACAAGCAATCCTCTTCATCGGTTCCGCTCTGTCTGAATGAAGTTTTACTGAAAGAAGTTTCCGTCTTCCGGTCTTTTTGCGAGAAGAAACAGTTGACACTGAATCTCACCCAACCCGATGAATCCGTTTTCGTTTCGGCAGACAAACATCTGATAGAGATGTTACTCGACAATCTTCTTTCCAATGCCTGCAAATACACAATGCCCCAGGGAGAAATCAGCCTGGATTTGAAGGCTACGAAACGCAAAGCCATCCTGTCGTTGAAAGATAACGGAATAGGTATACCGGAGAAAGCGAAAAAGCATATCTTCTCCGACATTTACAGAGCCGAGAATGCCCGGCAGTCACAGGAAGAAGGGACCGGATTCGGACTGTTGCAGGTGCAACGCATTGTAAAGATGCTGCATGGAAAAATCACTTTCTGTTCGGAAGAGGGAAAAGGAACTACTTTCACCGTAACATTGCCACGAACTACCGCCGTAGCCGAATCGGTGTCGCACGAACCATCCCTCGAACATCTTGCCGGCACATCGGATAAGAATAGCCCCGAAACGGACAAGATGAAAGATCCGGATGACCGGAATACGTTGCTCATTGTAGAAGATCATGAAACTCTCCGCCACTACCTCCGCCAGACCTTTGAACACCTCTATCGGGTGATTGATGTCGCCAACGGACACGAAGCTCTCGCCTGCCTCGCCAATGAATATCCGGACATCATCCTCTCCGATGTCATGATGCCCGGCATACGGGGTGACGAGCTTTGCAAACTGATCAAGGAGAATCCTGCCACATCGGGTATTCCCGTTGTTCTACTGACGGCAAAGGCTAACCATGAAGCAATAGTGGAAGGATTGAAGAAAGGCGCCGATGATTACATTCCCAAGCCATTCAGTACCGAGATACTGAAATTGAAAGTGCAAGGATTGATTGATAACCGAAACAGACAACGGCAGTTTTTCATGCGGCAAGCTATCGCTCAAGTAGAGGCGGGTGGCAAACGTGACAACAACGAAAGCAATGAAAGCCACGAAAGCATCGACAACAAAAGCATTACGACAGCAAACGAAACAATGGCCGAGGGCGACCGTCGGTTCATCATGCAAGCCACACAGTTTGTTCTTGATCATTTGGATGAACCCGATTTCAACATCAACCTCTTATGTCATGAAATGGCAATGAGCCGGACACTGTTCTACAGTCGTCTTAAATCACTGACGGGAAAAGGACCGCAAGAGTTTATCCGTATCATCCGGCTTCAGAAAGCTGCCGAGCTGCTGAAGGAAGGTAAAAGCGTGACGGATGTCGCCGCCGAAACCGGATTTGTCAACACGAAGTATTTCAGTTCATTGTTCAAGAAACAATTCGGGATGCAGCCGAGTAAATATAGTGGTAAATAG
- a CDS encoding glycoside hydrolase family 16 protein has product MKKVALFLFLSVCFAQQSCSSDSVGTEPEENPQDILFKDDFNFFDEKVWTKETHEPGWTNQELQAYDAAHVSVGKDGDKSVLILTAERKGNKIYSGRINSKGKKSFKYRKIEASIKLPKTNGGLWPAFWMMGDNDKEWPACGEIDIMEMGEQSGMAAGDSEKQVNTAIHYGPSAAAHEQQYYKANVANSLQDGNYHTYSLDWDENSLTISVDNVKFHTFDISSNNYFHDNFYILFNLAVGGAFTGITDINKLTGLRDGQKVNMYIDWVKIL; this is encoded by the coding sequence ATGAAAAAAGTAGCACTATTCCTATTTTTATCCGTTTGCTTCGCGCAACAATCCTGTTCGTCGGATTCTGTTGGAACGGAACCAGAGGAAAATCCACAAGACATTCTTTTTAAAGACGATTTCAACTTTTTCGACGAAAAAGTATGGACGAAAGAAACTCATGAACCCGGTTGGACCAATCAAGAGCTACAGGCATACGATGCCGCTCATGTATCGGTTGGAAAGGACGGGGATAAATCGGTTCTGATTCTTACCGCCGAACGCAAAGGGAATAAAATCTACTCCGGCAGGATCAATTCAAAAGGGAAAAAGAGTTTCAAGTATCGCAAGATAGAAGCAAGTATCAAGCTTCCCAAGACTAACGGCGGACTGTGGCCTGCGTTCTGGATGATGGGAGATAACGACAAAGAATGGCCGGCATGCGGGGAAATCGACATTATGGAAATGGGAGAACAGAGCGGAATGGCTGCGGGCGATTCGGAAAAACAAGTGAACACCGCCATTCACTATGGTCCCAGCGCAGCGGCTCACGAACAGCAATACTACAAAGCCAATGTTGCCAACAGCCTGCAAGACGGCAATTATCACACCTACTCTCTGGATTGGGATGAAAACAGCCTGACAATATCCGTCGACAACGTCAAGTTTCATACGTTCGACATTAGCTCGAACAATTACTTCCACGACAACTTCTACATTCTGTTCAACCTCGCCGTGGGAGGTGCGTTTACAGGGATTACCGACATTAATAAACTGACGGGACTGAGAGACGGCCAGAAAGTGAATATGTACATCGACTGGGTGAAAATATTATAG